One Punica granatum isolate Tunisia-2019 chromosome 3, ASM765513v2, whole genome shotgun sequence genomic window carries:
- the LOC116200792 gene encoding protein ESSENTIAL FOR POTEXVIRUS ACCUMULATION 1-like, with the protein MADGKFNLPDDLLTSQPSDRSKLDVSGGHYEEKVHMGSHDDPKDQLASESSIPLSPQWLYSKPSETKPEIRGPSVVSHGNPADPNQKENWRLDGAEDKKDWRKVAADNENTRRWREEERETGLLGTRRDRRKSDRRVDSTSVKESNDTRALATSDRWHDGSTRNSGFEARRDSKWSSRWGPEVKEKEARAEKKADVEKEDGQSENQSVLGGNRAAPEREAAESRDKWRPRHRMEVHSSSSTPYRAAPGFGLERGRAEGSTVGFTVGRGRGNATGRSSGPIGLAVTEKFGSAPGKPIAMNGSFCYPRAKLLDIYRLQKLNPAFASMPDNMEEVSPITQVGIMEPLAFVPPDAEEEAILSEIWRGKITGSGAVYNSSRKGKSTENIAGLSDVELAEGKQGILPLVQPESQENSHSDAYQTECDVSSWDCGAQMNVPGGKGPNSKGQEKDTSGIISLDSRVSNIGDAQVMREGDGPNSSVPSVADKRTMAGSAAALEIQSKLPDDSSSLLAMSSASQNLSGNAERKDLERSIPAEELSLFYLDPQGEIQGPFLGLDIISWFEQGFFGTDLPVRLADAPEGMPFQELDLIMPHLKGIDGFGQLEESSALGGTVETGLSSSAPNTIIDDISMVNGVSRPPSELSSLSAQHVLSRISDPGVPQQLPHLEAGFHDFPAQDEEIVFPGRPGSSGHPIGKSAGGISEAPMISMSHSFQSAAEPNMQSQNDNKLHPFGLLWSELEGTHTRQTPASKLPPSAGGPAAFGGVADPALLSETWSDSFRRNATSDQPNLYQDAVASRHFARMEQEPNHFDLSEQLLSRQLQQHHLQQQQQQQQQNLLSLRAQLGHPSLEHIQNENLALQQQLANHPASELERIMTLQLQQQQQQQQQQQQRQRQHQLQQRQLQQQQHFHQQQKLLQEQQQKLLQEQQQKLLQEQQQKLLQEQQHSQVQQVLLERMLQNRMHDPALVQSHDPIRANSVLDQVLLEQQLLHELQQHSHHPSRNIDPSIEQLIQAKFGRVPQHELQRELLLSRAQQGPIQSLEHQLLKEQLQARQFSAGLGLQNNLEEERRMGSIWPGDEAAQFLRGHGAHQAHASGLSPLDVFQRQSGPSREDQMSYFERNQSVQERLRQGLYEPGQLPFERSMSLPAANPGVNLDMANAMARFHGMDMQDSSLRTNSVGQPGAFPTELHAHNPHHPSLQNQYHVSRPEAMEGYWPDNNHPLQNDWLESRIQQLHINAERQKREAEVKMVSEDQSSWMSDSQNDDKSKRLLMELLNQKSGHRLDANDEAERRPPSGLYSGLSSSDRTSSLILDRESGMNNTFAVGSYGSSSSEPPHYFGDERAGGLESRDKLPFGSDSGALIGGEQFLSGVHDSAHGIYGNPSVAGKRPLNKDLSKSERKGSLFEIQDSSAKQAGLAAAVEHSELAANVFSRHSSLGEDVGFYDDAIASRNAFAEPFAKEQVPVILSKGQDNNILLRAPSVPHTSSSREGLSELVSDPAVRRKSSFSGIPEGVRPDQGGNPSQASSEEATAGKKEVRFRRTASCNDADVSETSFIDMLKSTKKTIPVDPTIHSAAGGAVEPSDGTQTGRSGKKKGKKGRQIDPALLGFKVTSNRIMMGEIQGIDD; encoded by the exons ATGGCCGACGGCAAGTTCAACCTACCGGACGATCTCCTGACCTCGCAGCCGTCCGATCGCTCCAAAC TGGATGTTTCTGGGGGACATTATGAAGAAAAGGTGCATATGGGATCACATGATGATCCAAAAG ATCAACTGGCATCTGAGAGCAGTATCCCATTATCTCCCCAGTGGCTCTATTCAAAACCTAGTGAGACAAAGCCA GAAATTCGTGGCCCATCTGTGGTGTCTCATGGAAATCCAGCTGATCCAAACCAAAAGGAGAATTGGCGTTTGGATGGAGCTGAGGATAAGAAGGATTGGAGGAAGGTGGCTGCAGACAATGAAAATACTCGGCGCTGGCGTGAGGAAGAAAGAGAAACTGGATTGCTTGGCACTAGGAGGGATCGCAGGAAATCAGATCGCCGCGTTGACAGCACTTCTGTCAAAGAAAGCAATGACACTAGAGCTTTGGCTACCTCGGATAGGTGGCATGATGGTAGCACTCGCAACAGTGGGTTTGAAGCACGGAGAGACAGCAAGTGGTCATCTAGATGGGGACCTGAGGTAAAGGAGAAAGAAGCTCGAGCTGAAAAGAAGGCAGATGTAGAGAAGGAAGATGGACAGAGTGAAAATCAATCAGTTTTAGGTGGCAATCGTGCAGCTCCAGAGCGCGAAGCAGCAGAGTCACGCGACAAGTGGAGGCCTCGCCACAGAATGGAGGTTCATTCCAGCAGTTCAACTCCTTACCGTGCTGCTCCTGGATTTGGTCTTGAAAGGGGACGAGCGGAGGGTTCAACTGTGGGATTTACTGTTGGACGAGGACGTGGAAATGCAACTGGTAGATCTTCAGGCCCAATTGGGTTGGCTGTTACTGAAAAGTTTGGAAGTGCCCCTGGAAAACCTATTGCTATGAATGGTTCTTTTTGCTACCCAAGGGCCAAGCTTCTTGACATTTATCGTCTGCAAAAACTTAACCCGGCTTTTGCTTCGATGCCTGATAATATGGAGGAAGTATCCCCAATAACTCAAGTAGGAATTATGGAACCACTGGCTTTTGTGCCCCCAGATGCTGAGGAGGAG GCCATCCTCAGTGAAATATGGAGAGGGAAGATCACAGGCAGTGGAGCTGTATATAACTCTTCTAGAAAGGGGAAATCAACTGAAAATATTGCAG GTCTCAGCGATGTTGAACTTGCTGAAGGGAAACAGGGCATCCTTCCCTTGGTTCAGCCAGAATCCCAAGAAAATTCTCACAGTGATGCATATCAAACTGAGTGTGATGTGTCCTCTTGGGACTGTGGTGCTCAGATGAATGTTCCTGGTG GCAAGGGTCCCAATTCAAAAGGCCAAGAAAAAGATACTTCTGGGATCATTAGTTTGGACTCTAGGGTCTCAAATATTGGTGATGCTCAAGTCATGAGAGAGGGTGATGGCCCTAACTCTTCTGTGCCGAGTGTTGCTGATAAGAGAACCATGGCAGGTTCTGCTGCTGCTTTGGAGATTCAATCCAAGCTTCCTGATGATTCGAGTTCTTTACTGGCTATGAGCTCTGCATCTCAAAATTTGAGTGGCAATGCAGAAAGAAAAGACTTAGAGAGGAGTATCCCAGCTGAGGAGCTGAGTTTGTTCTACCTGGATCCTCAAGGGGAGATACAGGGGCCTTTTCTTGGTCTTGACATCATTTCGTGGTTTGAACAGGGCTTTTTCGGGACTGATTTACCTGTACGCCTGGCAGATGCTCCTGAAGGAATGCCTTTTCAAGAACTTGATCTTATAATGCCCCATTTGAAAGGCATAGATGGCTTTGGTCAACTAGAAGAATCCAGTGCTTTGGGAGGAACGGTGGAGACTGGTTTGTCTTCTTCTGCTCCTAATACAATAATTGACGATATATCCATGGTGAATGGTGTGAGCAGGCCGCCATCGGAGCTTAGCAGTCTCTCGGCTCAACATGTTCTATCTAGAATATCTGACCCTGGCGTTCCTCAACAGTTACCTCATCTGGAAGCTGGCTTTCATGATTTTCCTGCACAAGATGAAG AAATAGTGTTCCCTGGCCGGCCTGGAAGTAGTGGGCATCCTATTGGTAAATCTGCGGGGGGCATCAGTGAAGCACCTATGATTTCCATGAGTCACTCTTTTCAAAGCGCGGCAGAGCCCAACATGCAAAGTCAGAATGATAATAAGTTGCATCCTTTTGGTTTGTTGTGGTCTGAGCTTGAAGGCACCCACACAAGACAAACCCCAGCATCCAAATTACCTCCCTCTGCTGGTGGGCCTGCTGCATTTGGTGGAGTTGCAGATCCAGCTCTTCTTTCAGAGACATGGTCTGATTCTTTTAGGAGGAATGCAACCTCTGACCAACCCAACCTCTATCAGGATGCTGTGGCTTCTCGTCATTTTGCCCGCATGGAACAAGAACCTAACCATTTTGACTTATCAGAGCAGCTTCTGTCAAGGCAGCTGCAGCAGCACCATctgcaacagcagcagcagcagcagcagcagaatcTTTTGTCTTTACGTGCACAATTGGGTCATCCCAGTCTGGAACATATACAGAATGAAAATCTTGCACTCCAGCAGCAGCTAGCCAATCATCCCGCGTCAGAGCTGGAACGCATCATGACGCTTCAGctacagcagcagcaacagcagcagcagcagcagcagcagcggcAGCGGCAGCATCAGCTGCAGCAACGTCAGTTACAACAGCAGCAGCACTTTCACCAGCAGCAGAAGCTTCTGCAGGAGCAACAGCAGAAGCTTCTGCAGGAGCAGCAGCAGAAGCTTCTGCAGGAGCAGCAGCAGAAGCTTCTGCAGGAGCAGCAGCACTCCCAAGTTCAGCAGGTCCTTCTGGAGAGAATGCTGCAAAATCGAATGCACGATCCTGCTCTTGTACAGTCACATGATCCTATCAGAGCAAATAGTGTCCTGGACCAGGTTTTGTTGGAGCAACAGCTTCTGCATGAACTACAGCAACATTCTCATCATCCTTCAAGGAACATTGATCCATCTATTGAGCAGCTGATCCAAGCGAAATTTGGTCGTGTACCACAACATGAGCTTCAAAGAGAACTGCTTCTTTCTCGTGCTCAGCAAGGACCTATACAGTCCTTGGAGCATCAGCTACTTAAAGAGCAGCTTCAAGCAAGACAATTTTCAGCGGGTTTAGGTCTGCAAAACAATTTGGAAGAGGAAAGGCGAATGGGTTCCATTTGGCCAGGAGATGAAGCTGCCCAGTTCCTCAGGGGACATGGTGCTCATCAAGCTCATGCTTCGGGGCTTAGCCCTCTAGATGTTTTTCAGAGGCAATCAGGGCCATCCCGTGAAGACCAGATGAGCTACTTCGAGCGGAACCAATCCGTGCAGGAGCGTCTTAGACAGGGACTTTATGAGCCTGGTCAGCTGCCATTTGAGCGCTCAATGTCATTACCTGCAGCTAATCCAGGGGTGAATCTTGACATGGCAAATGCTATGGCTCGGTTTCATGGCATGGATATGCAGGATTCAAGCTTGAGAACGAATTCTGTCGGTCAACCGGGAGCTTTTCCGACAGAGTTGCATGCTCATAACCCTCACCACCCTTCGCTGCAGAACCAATATCATGTTTCGCGTCCTGAAGCAATGGAGGGTTACTGGCCAGACAACAACCACCCATTACAGAATGACTGGCTCGAATCTCGAATTCAACAGCTGCATATAAATGCTGAGCGGCAGAAAAGAGAAGCAGAGGTCAAAATGGTCTCGGAGGATCAAAGTTCGTGGATGTCTGACTCACAAAATGATGACAAGTCAAAGCGCTTGTTGATGGAGTTACTGAATCAGAAATCAGGGCATCGATTAGATGCCAATGATGAGGCAGAGAGGAGACCACCTTCTGGATTATACAGCGGTTTAAGCTCTTCAGATCGTACATCCAGTCTCATTCTGGATAGAGAATCTGGTATGAATAACACATTTGCAGTGGGTTCCTATGGATCCAGCTCATCGGAACCACCACATTACTTTGGTGATGAACGCGCCGGAGGCTTGGAAAGCAGGGATAAATTGCCATTTGGGTCGGACTCAGGGGCATTGATTGGCGGAGAGCAGTTCTTATCGGGTGTTCATGATTCTGCTCATGGAATTTATGGAAATCCTAGTGTGGCTGGTAAACGGCCTCTAAACAAAGACCTATCAAAAAGTGAAAGGAAAGGTTCGCTATTTGAGATTCAAGATAGCAGTGCTAAGCAAGCAGGTTTGGCTGCTGCCGTCGAACATAGTGAATTAGCTGCTAATGTCTTCAGCAGGCATAGTTCACTAG GTGAGGATGTGGGATTCTATGATGATGCTATTGCATCACGAAATGCATTTGCTGAGCCGTTTGCAAAGGAACA AGTGCCGGTTATCTTATCAAAAGGTCAAGACAATAATATACTGCTCAGAGCTCCATCCGTTCCACACACTTCCTCATCTCGTGAAGGATTGTCCGAGCTGGTTTCTGATCCAGCCGTGAGGCGGAAGAGTTCTTTCAGTGGCATTCCTGAAG GAGTGAGACCTGATCAAGGAGGGAACCCATCACAGGCTTCTTCCGAGGAAGCAACTGCTGGGAAGAAAGAGGTGCGTTTCAGGCGGACGGCATCCTGCAACGATGCTGATGTTTCAGAGACATCCTTCATTGACATGCTCAAGAGCACAAAGAAGACCATCCCAGTGGATCCCACCATTCATTCTGCTGCGGGAGGAGCAGTTGAGCCCTCAGATGGGACCCAGACGGGACGCAGTgggaagaagaaagggaagaaaGGAAGGCAGATTGACCCGGCCCTCCTCGGGTTCAAAGTAACGAGCAATCGGATCATGATGGGTGAGATTCAAGGTATAGACGACTAG
- the LOC116200793 gene encoding uncharacterized protein LOC116200793: protein MALKLKPLFSVPSSALPFISRRPTSAIHRRLPSTASAAKMAASGTVKDSSPGTKVIDSHLHVWASPEEAAEKYPYFPGQEPTLPGHVDFLLQCMEEAVVDGALIVQPINHKFDHSLVTSVLSKYPTKFVGCCLANPADDGTGITELERLVLKDGYSAVRFNPYLWPNNQKMTNEVGKALFAKAGELGVPVGFMCMKGLNLHISEIEQLCTEFPSTVVLLDHVAFCKPPLNNEESRTFASLLNLSGFPQVYVKFSALFRVSRMPFPYQDLSDTLAKVVSSFGASRVMWGSDFPFVVPECGYKGAKEAVALIAEQASLSSADLDWIMGGTILKLFPGRWQ from the exons ATGGCCCTGAAGCTGAAGCCTCTATTCTCAGTCCCATCTTCAGCTCTCCCCTTCATTTCCCGGCGACCCACCTCTGCAATACACCGCAGGCTACCATCCACAGCCTCGGCGGCGAAGATGGCTGCTTCTGGGACTGTGAAGGATTCATCTCCGGGCACCAAAGTGATCGACTCGCACCTGCACGTGTGGGCCTCCCCAGAAGAG GCTGCGGAGAAATATCCCTACTTTCCTGGGCAGGAACCTACGTTACCTGGGCATGTCGATTTTCTTCTGCAG TGCATGGAAGAAGCGGTTGTAGATGGAGCCCTCATTGTTCAACCTATTAATCACAAGTTCGACCATTCTCTAGTGACGAG TGTCTTGAGCAAGTATCCAACCAAATTTGTCGGTTGTTGCCTTGCAAATCCTGCTGATGATGGAACCGGTATTACCGAGTTGGAACGACTTGTTCTAAAG GATGGTTATAGCGCCGTGCGATTCAACCCATATCTCTGGCCTAACAATCAAAAG ATGACCAATGAAGTTGGAAAGGCATTGTTCGCTAAGGCAGGGGAACTTGGAGTCCCAGTGGGCTTCATGTGCATGAAA GGTCTGAATTTGCATATTTCAGAAATTGAGCAGTTATGCACCGAATTCCCTTCTACAGTTGTGCTGCTCGATCATGTAGCTTTCTGCAAACCACCACT aaacaatgAGGAAAGTCGAACTTTTGCGAGTCTTTTAAACCTATCGGGGTTCCCACAG GTTTATGTGAAGTTTAGCGCTCTCTTCAGGGTGTCAAGGATGCCATTCCCTTACCAAGACTTATCCGACACTCTCGCAAAAGTTGTGTCAAGCTtcggtgccagtcgggtcatGTGGGGCAG CGACTTCCCATTTGTTGTCCCCGAATGCGGCTACAAAGGAGCAAAGGAAGCTGTCGCCCTCATTGCCGAGCAGGCATCCTTGTCGTCCGCAGATCTGGACTGGATCATGGGTGGGACAATTCTGAAACTCTTCCCAGGCCGTTGGCAATAG
- the LOC116200794 gene encoding transcription factor TCP20-like has protein sequence MEPNGLSSAPAATMASAETNTTTKNKPSEIKDFQIVISASKGFDDQNSAGRKQLSAPPKRSSNKDRHKKVDGRGRRIRMPALCAARIFQLTRELGHKTDGETIQWLLHQAEPAILAATGSGTVPASALSAAGSSVSEQGNPNPINLGGKMEGLGQNLIGFAGLSRPALPIIGSGFGIGKSQAGGVLWPSAGGAGPGFVPYPDQPGSSFGLHGVDFPNVNMGLVNFQAFFAGSNHQVPGLELGLSQDSNNNSVTAAMSSQALSQMYLQHQHVGQVRDSGTTGPVSTQKQRTAVEEDNSRGSGD, from the coding sequence ATGGAACCCAATGGCCTGAGCTCAGCCCCAGCTGCAACCATGGCTTCCGCAGAGACCAACACCACCACCAAGAACAAGCCCTCTGAGATCAAGGACTTTCAGATTGTCATCTCGGCCAGCAAGGGTTTTGACGATCAGAACAGCGCCGGCAGGAAGCAGCTGTCGGCCCCGCCCAAGAGGAGCTCCAACAAGGACCGGCACAAGAAGGTCGACGGCCGGGGGAGGAGGATACGGATGCCTGCCCTCTGCGCGGCCAGGATCTTCCAGCTGACCCGGGAATTGGGCCACAAGACCGACGGCGAGACGATTCAGTGGCTGCTCCACCAGGCGGAGCCCGCGATTCTTGCCGCCACGGGGTCGGGGACCGTCCCCGCCTCTGCCCTATCGGCCGCGGGTTCCTCTGTTTCCGAGCAGGGGAACCCAAATCCCATTAACCTGGGAGGGAAAATGGAAGGGTTGGGGCAGAATCTAATCGGGTTTGCGGGGTTGAGTAGGCCCGCCTTGCCAATTATAGGCAGTGGATTCGGGATTGGGAAATCTCAGGCAGGTGGGGTCCTGTGGCCCTCTGCGGGCGGAGCTGGCCCCGGGTTTGTTCCCTACCCGGATCAGCCCGGTTCAAGCTTCGGGCTCCACGGGGTGGACTTCCCCAACGTGAACATGGGATTGGTGAACTTCCAGGCATTCTTCGCGGGATCGAACCATCAAGTCCCGGGCTTGGAGCTCGGGTTGTCCCAGGACAGTAATAATAACAGTGTTACTGCTGCTATGAGCTCTCAGGCTCTGAGCCAAATGTATCTGCAGCATCAGCATGTGGGGCAGGTTCGAGACAGTGGGACCACGGGCCCAGTGTCGACTCAGAAGCAGCGGACAGCAGTTGAGGAGGATAATTCCCGAGGATCGGGAGACTGA
- the LOC116199632 gene encoding glucose-6-phosphate 1-dehydrogenase, chloroplastic-like codes for MATLSSSSCRSYATSLSSSSSSSSSSQAPICGHNQRITLSSIPHRFLSAKISCQLSRRGSRGNAVRMQDGAVAPAITPVENDSPFKKPKENLPPISPPVETKEAPGFDVHQNESTVTITIVGASGDLAKKKIFPALFALYYEDCLPKHFTIFGYARTKMTDAELRTMISKTLTCRIDKRENCGEKMDQFLERCFYHSGQYDSQENFAELDRKLKEHEAGRVSNRLFYLSIPPNIFIEAVKCASLSASSGNGWTRVIVEKPFGRDSESSAALTKALKQYLQEDQIFRIDHYLGKELVENLSVLRFSNLIFEPLWSRQYIRNVQLIFSEDFGTEGRGGYFDNYGIIRDIIQNHLLQILALFAMETPVSLDAEDIRNEKVKVLRSMRPLSLEDVVIGQYKSHTKGGITYPGYIDDKTVPKDSLTPTFAAAALFIDNARWDGVPFLMKAGKALHNKIAEIRVQFRHVPGNLYNRNFGTDLDQATNELVIRVQPDEAIYLKINNKVPGLGMRLDRSNLNLHYAARYSKEIPDAYERLLLDAIEGERRLFIRSDELDAAWSLFTPVLKELEEKKIIPEYYPYGSRGPVGAHYLAARYNVRWGDLGSEQ; via the exons ATGGCGACCCTCTCTTCATCAAGCTGCCGCTCTTACGCTACCTCGCTGTCGTCGTCCTCCTCATCGTCATCCTCTTCTCAGGCTCCGATTTGCGGACACAATCAGCGGATAACCTTATCCTCGATCCCACATAGGTTTCTCTCTGCTAAGATTTCCTGTCAATTGAGCCGGAGGGGCTCCCGCGGAAACGCCGTTCGCATGCAAGATG GTGCAGTAGCTCCTGCAATAACCCCAGTTGAGAATGACTCTCCATTTAAAAAACCGAAGGAGAATTTACCTCCGATCTCGCCGCCAGTAGAAACCAAAGAAGCTCCTGGGTTCGATGTACATCAAAACGAGTCCACTGTCACCATAACTATTGTTGGGGCCTCCGGGGACCTCGCCAAGAAAAAGATATTCCCGGCCCTTTTCGCCCTGTATTATGAAGACTGTCTTCCAAAG CATTTCACGATTTTCGGTTATGCCCGTACTAAGATGACTGACGCCGAACTTCGGACCATGATTAGCAAAACCTTGACTTGCCGAATTGATAAGAG GGAGAACTGCGGTGAGAAGATGGATCAGTTTCTTGAGAGATGCTTCTATCACTCTGGGCAATACGATTCCCAGGAGAACTTTGCAGAGCTAGACAGAAAGCTGAAGGAACACGAG GCGGGGAGGGTCTCTAATCGTCTCTTCTATCTCTCAATTCCTCCGAACATCTTCATCGAAGCAGTGAAATGTGCAAGCTTATCAGCTTCCTCTGGTAATGGCTGGACTAGGGTCATTGTAGAGAAACCTTTTGGTCGGGATTCAGAGTCGTCTGCTGCTTTAACAAAAGCTCTCAAGCAGTACTTACAGGAAGATCAGATTTTCAG AATTGATCACTATTTGGGAAAGGAGCTCGTTGAGAATTTGTCAGTTCTACGCTTCTCTAATCTCATTTTCGAACCGCTGTGGTCAAGACAGTATATAAGGAACGTACAACTGATATTTTCAGAAGATTTTGGCACTGAAGGACGTGGAGG GTACTTTGACAACTACGGCATCATAAGAGATATTATTCAGAACCATCTTCTTCAAATACTGGCACTTTTCGCCATGGAAACCCCAGTTAGTTTGGATGCAGAGGATATCAGGAATGAAAAG GTCAAAGTTTTAAGGTCGATGAGGCCTTTAAGTCTCGAAGATGTTGTCATTGGACAGTACAAGAGCCACACCAAAGGAGGCATTACTTATCCAGGCTATATTGATGACAAAACTGTTCCTAAAGACAGCCTTACCCCAACTTTTGCTGCAGCTGCCCTTTTCATTGACAACGCGAGATGGGACGGAGTTCCATTTCTGATGAAAGCGGGAAAGGCATTGCACAATAAGAT AGCGGAGATAAGAGTGCAATTCAGGCACGTCCCAGGTAATTTGTACAATCGAAATTTTGGGACCGATCTTGATCAGGCAACAAACGAGCTAGTCATTAGAGTGCAGCCTGATGAAGCTATTTACTTGAAGATCAATAACAAGGTTCCTGGGTTGGGAATGAGATTGGACCGAAGTAACTTAAACCTTCACTATGCCGCAAG ATACTCGAAGGAAATTCCGGATGCTTACGAGAGGCTTTTGCTCGACGCCATTGAAGGGGAGAGGAGGCTCTTCATTCGGAGTGACGAGCTCGATGCTGCTTGGTCTCTCTTCACGCCTGTGCTGAAGGAgttggaggagaagaagatcatCCCTGAATACTACCCTTACGGGAGCCGGGGCCCAGTGGGTGCACACTATCTTGCTGCAAGATATAATGTCCGGTGGGGCGACCTCGGGTCTGAGCAATGA